Proteins encoded in a region of the Mycobacterium branderi genome:
- a CDS encoding MMPL/RND family transporter, whose product MSTEMNTRPHRPVIPHTIRWLAVPIILGWVFLTIVVNTIVPSLEVVGEAHSAPMAPMDAPSMTAMMRLGHNFKEFDSNSTIMVVLEGQEPLGDAAHRYYNDIVRQLRDDPEHVQHIQDFWSDRLTAAGVQASDAKGAYVMLNLAGNQGTTQANESVEAVRNVIKRTPAPPGVQAHVTGPAALSDDMHVIGNASLAKITLFTLGAIAVMLFLVYRSLVTTVVQLFMTGVALASARGIVAVLAYHNAFGLTTFAANILTMLAIAAGTDYGIFLIGRYQEARRAGEDRETAYYTTFRGVAPVVLGSGLTIAGAVYCLSFARLPWFHTMGAPAAIGMLVVVAAGLTLGPAVLFVGSRFGLFEPKGAARGRMWRRIGTAVVRWPAPILAVSGAVVLVGMLGLPSYVTSYNDRYYLPTSAPSNIGYAAADRHFSQARMNPDLLMVEANHDMRNPADMLVLDRVAKNVLRVHGIVMVQDITRPLGIPIQHSSIPFQNSMQSQMLMQNMAFLKDRMGDILKMADEMQVTINYLERMLDITKGLSDTTHDMSSVTDDMVAVTDKMRDHLADFDDFWRPIRSYFYWEKHCFDIPICWSLRSIFDALDGIDQLDEQFGRMSKDIHSMDALQREMVAILPPQIQSMKTTHALTLTMHSTFQAMINQMESMSDTAIVMGQSFDGAKNDDFFYLPPEAFDNPDFKRGLVQFLSPDGKSARFFITHQGDPMTPEGISRVDAERTAAQEGLKQSSLSDAKVFLGGTAATFRDMHDGAKYDLMIAVVSSLTLIFMIMLLLTRSVVAALVIVGTAASSIAASFGLSVLIWQDLFGIKIHWIVMALSVIILLAVGSDYNLLLVSRFREEIHNGLKTGYIRSMAGTGGVVTAAGLVFAFTMAAMLGSDLRVLGQFGSTVCIGLLLDTLVVRTLFMPSMATLLGRWFWWPRVVHPRGDHARRRQPEPLSDDTAPLPVPANR is encoded by the coding sequence ATGAGCACCGAGATGAACACCCGCCCCCACCGGCCCGTTATCCCACACACAATCCGGTGGTTGGCGGTGCCGATCATCCTGGGCTGGGTCTTTTTGACGATCGTCGTCAACACCATCGTGCCGTCGCTGGAAGTCGTGGGCGAGGCGCACTCGGCACCGATGGCACCGATGGACGCACCGTCGATGACGGCGATGATGCGTCTGGGCCACAACTTCAAGGAATTCGACTCCAACAGCACGATCATGGTGGTGCTGGAAGGCCAGGAGCCGCTCGGCGACGCCGCACACCGCTATTACAACGACATCGTTCGCCAACTGCGCGACGACCCCGAACATGTGCAGCACATTCAGGACTTCTGGAGCGACCGGCTAACGGCCGCGGGCGTCCAGGCCTCCGACGCCAAGGGCGCCTACGTGATGCTCAATCTCGCAGGCAACCAGGGCACCACCCAGGCCAACGAATCCGTCGAGGCCGTCCGGAATGTCATCAAGCGGACGCCGGCGCCGCCCGGTGTGCAGGCCCATGTGACCGGCCCCGCAGCGCTGTCCGATGACATGCACGTGATCGGCAATGCCAGCCTTGCCAAGATCACGCTGTTCACTCTGGGCGCGATCGCGGTCATGTTGTTCCTCGTCTACCGCTCGCTTGTCACTACGGTGGTCCAACTTTTCATGACCGGGGTCGCGCTGGCTTCGGCACGAGGCATCGTCGCAGTTTTGGCCTACCACAACGCATTCGGGCTGACCACGTTTGCGGCGAACATCCTGACGATGCTGGCGATAGCCGCCGGCACCGACTACGGGATCTTCCTCATCGGCCGCTATCAAGAGGCGCGCCGAGCCGGCGAGGATCGTGAAACCGCCTACTACACAACATTTCGCGGGGTGGCCCCGGTCGTGTTGGGGTCGGGTCTGACGATCGCCGGCGCGGTGTACTGCCTCAGCTTCGCCCGGCTGCCCTGGTTCCACACGATGGGCGCACCGGCGGCGATCGGGATGCTGGTCGTGGTGGCGGCCGGCCTCACGTTAGGTCCGGCTGTTCTTTTCGTGGGCAGCCGTTTTGGTCTCTTCGAGCCCAAGGGGGCGGCCAGGGGGCGCATGTGGCGGCGCATCGGCACCGCGGTAGTGCGTTGGCCCGCACCGATTCTGGCTGTGAGCGGGGCGGTGGTGCTGGTCGGCATGCTGGGACTGCCCAGCTATGTCACCAGTTACAACGACCGCTACTACTTGCCGACCAGTGCACCGTCCAATATCGGCTATGCCGCCGCGGACCGGCATTTCTCCCAGGCCAGAATGAACCCGGACTTGTTGATGGTCGAGGCCAATCACGACATGCGCAATCCGGCTGACATGTTGGTGCTGGATCGAGTGGCGAAAAACGTGCTGCGCGTGCACGGCATCGTAATGGTGCAGGACATCACCCGCCCGCTCGGCATTCCGATTCAGCACAGTTCCATACCGTTCCAGAACAGCATGCAAAGCCAGATGCTCATGCAGAACATGGCGTTTCTGAAGGACCGCATGGGCGACATCCTCAAGATGGCCGACGAAATGCAGGTCACGATCAACTATCTGGAACGCATGCTCGACATCACCAAGGGGTTGTCCGACACCACCCACGACATGTCCAGTGTCACCGACGACATGGTCGCGGTCACCGACAAAATGCGGGACCACCTAGCCGATTTCGACGATTTCTGGCGGCCGATCCGAAGCTACTTCTACTGGGAAAAGCACTGCTTCGACATTCCGATCTGCTGGTCGTTGAGGTCGATCTTCGACGCCCTGGACGGCATCGATCAGCTCGACGAACAGTTCGGTCGCATGTCAAAGGACATCCACAGTATGGATGCCCTGCAACGCGAAATGGTCGCGATCTTGCCGCCGCAGATCCAGAGCATGAAGACCACTCATGCGTTGACGCTGACCATGCACAGCACGTTCCAGGCGATGATCAACCAGATGGAGTCGATGAGCGACACCGCGATCGTCATGGGACAGAGTTTCGACGGCGCCAAAAACGACGACTTCTTCTACCTTCCCCCCGAGGCCTTCGACAACCCGGACTTCAAGCGCGGTCTGGTGCAATTCTTGTCGCCGGACGGCAAGTCCGCTCGCTTCTTCATCACGCATCAGGGCGATCCCATGACGCCGGAAGGGATTTCGCGCGTCGATGCGGAGCGAACCGCCGCCCAGGAGGGGCTGAAGCAATCATCGCTGTCGGATGCCAAGGTTTTTCTCGGCGGGACGGCGGCGACGTTCCGCGACATGCACGACGGCGCCAAATATGACCTGATGATCGCGGTGGTGTCCTCGCTGACACTGATCTTCATGATCATGCTGCTGCTCACCCGCAGCGTGGTCGCCGCGCTGGTCATCGTCGGCACCGCGGCCAGTTCGATTGCCGCATCGTTTGGGCTCTCGGTGCTCATCTGGCAGGACCTGTTCGGCATCAAGATCCACTGGATCGTGATGGCGCTGTCCGTCATCATCCTGCTGGCCGTCGGATCCGACTACAACCTGCTACTGGTCTCCCGATTCCGGGAGGAGATCCACAACGGCCTCAAGACGGGGTACATCCGGTCGATGGCCGGCACCGGCGGGGTGGTGACGGCCGCGGGCTTGGTGTTCGCGTTCACCATGGCCGCCATGCTCGGCAGCGATTTGCGGGTGCTGGGCCAGTTCGGATCCACGGTCTGCATCGGTCTTCTGCTCGATACGCTGGTCGTGCGCACGTTGTTCATGCCGTCGATGGCAACGCTGTTGGGCCGCTGGTTCTGGTGGCCGCGGGTGGTCCACCCCCGCGGGGACCATGCCCGGCGGCGACAGCCTGAACCGCTCAGCGACGACACTGCGCCGCTACCGGTCCCGGCGAACCGCTAG
- a CDS encoding MmpS family transport accessory protein, which produces MAKRAWIPIVLVVVLAVSGLVVSRLHRIFGSQDLNAGAGAGIEIVQFNPKVVTYDVWGPAGTTASINYWDAEANTHQVDGAPLPWSFTISTTLPAVSANIMAQGDGDRIGCRITIDGVVREEKTVNGENAQTFCLVKSA; this is translated from the coding sequence ATGGCCAAACGGGCATGGATCCCCATCGTCCTGGTGGTGGTACTCGCCGTCTCCGGTCTGGTCGTGTCGCGGCTCCACCGCATCTTCGGTTCGCAGGATCTCAACGCCGGTGCCGGCGCCGGGATCGAGATCGTGCAGTTCAACCCCAAGGTCGTGACTTATGACGTCTGGGGTCCTGCCGGGACCACGGCGAGCATCAACTATTGGGACGCGGAAGCCAACACGCACCAGGTTGACGGAGCACCGTTGCCATGGTCATTCACGATCAGCACGACCCTGCCCGCCGTCAGCGCCAACATCATGGCCCAAGGAGACGGCGATCGAATCGGTTGCCGCATCACCATCGACGGGGTGGTCCGCGAAGAGAAAACCGTTAACGGCGAAAACGCCCAGACCTTCTGCCTGGTGAAGTCCGCATGA
- a CDS encoding NAD(P)H-dependent amine dehydrogenase family protein: protein MTTPLRVIQWTTGNIGRRSLHAIIGRPGMELVGVYAHGQDKVGVDAAELAGWPQPTGVTATNDIEALLALKPDACCYNPLWPNINELVRLLESGVNVCSSAAWITGGKQSPEDRQRIVDACQRGRSTIFGSGAHPGITNMVGMVLSGCCERVDEIRITESVDCSTYESASTQTAMGFSQDPETPGLADSVRAESEVFAEAAAMMADAIGAKLDKMTFDVTFTAATADTDLGFMKIPAGTVGSVYGYHRGWVGDRNVVSVGFNWIMGEHVTPPKPLEHGHVIQVFGLPNMRTVIHCLPPKDWTEPGFMGLGMIYTAMPVTNAVPAVVAARPGIVTLADLPPITGRVSR from the coding sequence GTGACCACACCGCTGCGCGTTATTCAATGGACCACCGGCAACATCGGACGGCGATCGCTGCACGCCATCATCGGCAGACCGGGCATGGAGCTGGTCGGGGTGTACGCCCACGGACAGGACAAGGTCGGCGTCGACGCCGCCGAACTGGCCGGCTGGCCGCAGCCGACGGGCGTGACGGCGACCAACGACATCGAGGCGCTGCTGGCGCTGAAACCCGACGCCTGTTGCTATAACCCGTTGTGGCCCAACATCAATGAGCTGGTGCGGCTGCTCGAGTCGGGCGTGAACGTGTGCTCCAGCGCGGCATGGATCACCGGCGGCAAACAGTCGCCCGAAGACCGGCAGCGCATTGTGGACGCCTGCCAGCGCGGCCGCTCGACGATCTTCGGCAGCGGCGCACATCCGGGAATCACGAACATGGTGGGGATGGTGCTGTCCGGCTGCTGCGAACGCGTCGACGAGATCCGCATCACCGAGTCGGTGGACTGCTCGACGTATGAGTCGGCGAGCACCCAGACGGCGATGGGCTTCTCCCAAGATCCCGAGACCCCGGGGTTGGCCGATAGCGTGCGGGCCGAAAGCGAGGTCTTCGCCGAGGCGGCGGCGATGATGGCCGACGCCATCGGGGCGAAGCTCGACAAGATGACGTTCGATGTCACCTTCACAGCGGCCACCGCCGACACCGATCTGGGCTTCATGAAGATCCCCGCCGGCACCGTCGGCAGCGTCTACGGCTATCACCGCGGCTGGGTGGGCGATCGCAATGTGGTCAGCGTCGGGTTCAACTGGATCATGGGCGAGCACGTGACGCCGCCCAAGCCGCTCGAACACGGCCACGTCATCCAGGTCTTCGGGCTGCCCAATATGCGCACGGTGATTCATTGCCTGCCGCCGAAGGACTGGACAGAGCCCGGCTTCATGGGTTTGGGAATGATCTACACCGCGATGCCGGTTACCAATGCCGTCCCCGCGGTGGTGGCAGCAAGACCGGGCATCGTGACGCTGGCCGACCTGCCGCCGATCACCGGTCGGGTATCGCGGTGA
- a CDS encoding enhanced intracellular survival protein Eis: MPLSKSVTLPQPLILRTATDDDWAAIVLLDDTSFGTSMHPDSLAAWRTLMPDDSVVVVCDRDDVVGAALCFDVQLTVPGGAVLSVGGVGGVAVSPTHRRRGLLRAMLTELHRRIAGSGYPIAALTASEGGIYGRFGYGPATIDQELTIDRRFARFHDDAPDPGGVRLIRPARHRDELAAVYERWRRQTPGGLTRPPALWDDLLADRENTRGGGTPWFGLLHPDGYALYRVHGDDHLVVRVSELRAVTTDAHVALWRALLGLDLIETVVVETHPADPLPYLLADSRLARTTGRQDDLWLRIMDVPAALEARSYSADLHTVLELPGGRFALDIDNGRARCAPSDAPTEVEMDLDVLGSLYLGAHHASALAAANRLRVKDSALVRRLEAAFASDVPAQLGFGF, translated from the coding sequence GTGCCACTGTCGAAATCCGTGACTTTGCCGCAGCCGCTGATCTTGCGTACCGCAACCGACGACGACTGGGCGGCGATCGTGCTGCTCGACGACACGAGTTTCGGGACGTCGATGCACCCGGACTCGCTGGCGGCGTGGCGCACGCTGATGCCCGACGACTCCGTCGTGGTGGTCTGCGACCGCGACGATGTCGTCGGCGCTGCGCTGTGTTTCGATGTGCAGCTGACCGTGCCCGGCGGAGCAGTGCTGTCGGTGGGCGGAGTCGGCGGTGTGGCCGTGTCGCCGACCCACCGCCGGCGCGGGCTGCTGCGCGCCATGCTCACCGAATTGCACAGGCGCATAGCCGGTTCCGGATATCCGATCGCGGCGTTGACCGCCAGCGAGGGCGGCATCTACGGCCGGTTCGGCTACGGCCCGGCCACCATCGATCAGGAGCTGACCATCGACCGCCGCTTCGCGCGCTTCCACGACGACGCGCCCGATCCTGGCGGCGTCCGCCTGATCCGGCCGGCGCGGCACCGCGACGAACTCGCCGCCGTCTACGAGCGCTGGCGCCGGCAGACACCGGGCGGGCTGACGCGTCCGCCGGCGTTATGGGACGACTTACTGGCCGACCGAGAAAACACGCGCGGGGGCGGCACCCCGTGGTTCGGGCTGCTGCATCCCGACGGCTACGCCTTGTACCGGGTCCATGGCGACGACCACCTCGTGGTACGGGTGTCCGAGTTAAGGGCGGTGACCACCGACGCGCACGTCGCGCTGTGGCGAGCGCTGCTGGGCCTGGACCTGATCGAGACCGTGGTCGTCGAGACTCATCCGGCCGACCCGTTGCCCTACCTGTTGGCCGACAGCCGGCTGGCCCGCACCACTGGACGCCAGGACGATCTGTGGTTGCGGATCATGGACGTCCCGGCTGCACTCGAGGCGCGCAGCTATTCGGCGGATTTGCACACCGTCCTCGAGTTGCCCGGCGGCCGGTTCGCGCTGGACATCGACAACGGTCGCGCACGGTGCGCGCCCAGCGATGCGCCGACCGAGGTCGAGATGGACCTCGACGTGCTGGGCAGCCTGTATCTGGGAGCGCATCATGCGTCGGCACTGGCTGCAGCGAACCGGTTGCGCGTCAAGGACTCTGCGCTGGTGCGACGGCTCGAAGCGGCGTTCGCCAGCGATGTACCCGCTCAGTTGGGTTTCGGCTTCTGA
- a CDS encoding GAP family protein, whose translation MLVTVLVMALAVSIEPFRVGMTVLMLNRPRPALQLLAFLSGGFVMGTTVGLVVLFVFRRSLLGSTYFTVPKVQILIGLLALSIAVFVAIDVRGRLGARPARLAAPGRRLLSGDSLSVAGIAGLGIALPSVDYLAALAVILASGAAALTQVAVLLMFNVVAFALIEIPLLAYLLAPRATARSVDALHNWIRSRRRRDVALLLAALGAGFVAVGMAGL comes from the coding sequence ATGCTGGTCACAGTTCTGGTCATGGCCCTGGCCGTCAGCATCGAACCATTCCGGGTCGGGATGACCGTGTTGATGCTGAACAGGCCGCGGCCCGCACTGCAACTGCTGGCGTTTCTCAGCGGCGGTTTCGTCATGGGAACGACCGTGGGTCTGGTGGTGCTGTTCGTCTTTCGGCGCAGCCTGCTCGGGTCTACCTACTTCACCGTGCCCAAAGTTCAGATCCTCATCGGGCTGCTGGCGTTGTCGATCGCGGTATTCGTAGCCATCGACGTCCGCGGGCGGTTGGGTGCGCGCCCGGCACGGTTGGCGGCGCCGGGCAGGCGCCTGCTCAGCGGGGATTCGCTGTCGGTCGCGGGCATCGCCGGTCTCGGCATCGCGTTGCCGTCGGTCGACTATCTCGCGGCGCTCGCAGTCATCCTCGCTTCCGGCGCGGCAGCCCTGACCCAGGTGGCCGTGTTGTTGATGTTCAACGTGGTGGCGTTCGCACTGATCGAGATTCCGTTGCTGGCTTACCTGTTGGCGCCCAGGGCAACCGCCAGATCGGTGGACGCGCTGCACAACTGGATTCGATCGCGGCGGCGCCGGGACGTCGCACTTCTGCTGGCCGCGTTGGGCGCTGGGTTCGTCGCGGTGGGCATGGCCGGGCTCTGA